One Algoriphagus sp. Y33 genomic window, ATAACTTCATCAAGGTTCGACACCTTTTCCGATGCTTTTGCAATTTGTTGCTCTATTTCGTCTTTTTCTGATTTAAATTTTTCAATATATCGATAGTACAAATCCTTATCTATTTCCTCATTAATAAAGCGGTCTTCCAACCGTTCAATCTTCTTATCCAGCTCTTTTTTCTTGTCGTACAGCAGCTTAAACTCATCTTCATTGCCTTTGGTAAATTTGTTAAATGTGGCAATTGCCTGCTCCCTGATCAGCATGGTCATTTCCGGGGTGATGTCCAGTTTAAAATACTCCAGGATGTTGGCAAAATATGTATTCAGCCATTTTGCGCTTTTATTGTTACAACAACCTATTGTACAGCACTTGTAGTAATACAAGCCTTTTTTCTTGACAATATACCCCCGCATAGGTTTCCCGCAACTATCACATAGGAGGAACCGCTTTAACGGTATAGCGTCATTTTCTTCCTGGATAGTATAGCCATGTGTATTTTTATCCATTATGCCATTCACACGCAGGAAAAGCTTTTTGGAAACCAGTTCTTCGTGATTGCCCGGCACCACTTCTCCCTCCAGCATCCTATGTGCGATAAGCCCGCAATAGAATGGGTTTCTGAAAATTTCTGATAACCTGCGATGGTCTACTTTCAACCCTCTTTCTTTCAGACGGTCGCGGATGGCCGTGACGGCGAGTCCTTCTTCGGCTTTCCATATAAACGCCTGTCGCAGTAATTTCCCTTTGCTGTTAATGACTATTTTCCGTTTGCCATTGACCTTAACCGTATCAAACCCCAGAGGGGGCTTGGTCGGCCAATCGCCACGCAAAAGCATTTCTTTTATCCCTGCCATGCACTTCTGCTTACGGAGTTCATTGTCAAACTCTCCAAACAGGAATAGCATTTTCTGCTGCATTTTTCCGGCCGGGTTAGAAGTGTCAATTGGCTGGGTAACCGATATGATCTCAATACCCAGTTTTCTTAACTGCCCGCTCAACCAGATAGAATTGTCATTCCGGGAAAAACGCTCAAGGCTGTAAACAATAATATAGGATACCTTTTCCCGGCACCTTTTCACGTATGCTATCATGGAAGTGAATTCCTTGCGTTCATCCGTTTGAGCACTTTCATAGGTGCCTCCAAAATTCGCAAGGACAACATAATTATGTTTCCTTGCATAATCATCACATGCTTTTCGCTGGGTTTCCAGGCTCAGGTTTTTATCGGCTTGTTCTTTTGAGCTTACCCTTGTATAGATAACGCAGTTGGTCCCCGCTTTCATTTGTGCGGTTGACTCCCCTTTTCCAAAGGCCTGGAAAATAGAAATATCACCCATATAGATCCACTTTTTGAGGTATTAGACGTAATTCAGCATCAGTTATCCGATGTTTGCTGCAAGGCCAATTGTTTCCTCTTATAGCAATCAAATACAACTTCCGTAAACCTCCTCAATGCGTCCACCACCTGCTGCGCTTCCTCGTCTGTGAAATGGGCGAAGACCCCGCAAGCTTTTACCTCCTCAATAGTTATATCTTTCTGCCTGTCATATCCTTGACGAAACACTCCATTCACACCACCCTTCATCACACTGTTCCGTTTAACTCACAACGTGGCTTTACACCACGCCAATTCCCTTCCATTCCTACATCAGATGTAAGCTAAAGTATAAAAAAGTTTTGATAATACAAAAAATATCAAAACATATTTGTAAATTGGGGAATCCTATATCAAACAAGCGCTCAACAGCCTTGTTAAGTATTGAAAAAAAATCTGTCAGAGGATGAAAAAACCATATAAAATTACATACAAGACGTACTTTAATAATAGGTTGAAAAAAATCCCTTTTCATAGCCAAGAGACTTACCCTCTTTACGTCCAGGTAACATACAGGCAGAAAACCATTTTTTTTAAAAGTGCATTTTTTGAAATGTTTTCCGATACCAGGTATTGTGAGGAAGGGAAATGCCCTTCCATTGAATTTGTTATTGATAAGGAACACTTGTTGATAGACTATGTTATCAAACTGCATGAGGATGATTTTAGCCTGGAAAGATTTAAAACGGCCTATGATTATTACAGCCGTGATCTATGTACATCAACCGAAGAGGCTTGCAGGGCATTTATAACAACTTTTTTCACGGGTAAAGGATTGCCTGTAATTGGCCTTAGTTTATCGAAAGGGAGCAAAGACAAAGTACTGTATGACCTGCTCTTGGAATTGGAATCTATACTCCATCCTGACTTTTATACATCTTTCAATAAAGCCCTAGGAATCGCCCCACCCTACACGCTTTTATATGGATTCATGGAGCAATACAAAGACTGGCCAGACAAAACCCTCACTGTGATGGAGTGGGAAAATCGAGATACTATTTCCGCCTTCGAAAAATACATTAAGAAGAAACACCCTGAAAGGAATGTTGACCAAATCAAAAAAGCCGTGAAGAAGTGGCTCGATAATATCAATCCGGTTACAAACTAATACATACCTGTTTTTTTGTAAAAAAGGGTAAAGTGCATGGCAACGAAGCCGCCACGCACCTGACAATATACCTACCCCGGCATTCCGTATATCACGGAATCACGGCACCTTGCGCTGGATGCGGCGGCATGTCCGGCAATCTCTCCAAGGGTTACAGAATCATCCATTAAGCCGCCGATGGCCCCGCCTATGTCTCCCGAAATCCCGGCTACTTTGATCATGAAGTTTTTAAACTTGCTGAATGCTGCGGGATTGTCTTCAATTTCCAGGTTCATCCAGTATAGCCCCGAATACCTGGCTACCGAAGAAACACTGAGTACCGCCTTTCTCTCCCAATCCGAAAGTACCGGGTCATGCAATACTTCAGTTTCCAGTTGTTGAATTGCCTGTTTGAATTCATCATAAGATCCCCACCAGTTATTTTCACCGCCATAGCCCCGCACTGTTTCCAGTATCCTGCGCAGGTAGTGTTTTACATACTCTTCCAGTACACTGTTTTCCACCACCTGTATAAACAGGTTGTCATATTCCGGCATGACCGATTCCAGGACCGCTAAAAGTTCCTGTTGGGACAGGTCCACACCCAGTTCAGTCAATACGAATTGCCGGATGCAATGTGTAACAGCGACATCACCGGCCTGTTGCCGTACTCCCCGGCAGCTTTCCGTATCCACCAGTATCCTGTTGTGCCAATAGCCTACTTCATCATATGGGTTGAGCGGGTTAGCCGCCTCCATCCATTCGTTGTACATTATTCCCGTACTTATGACCACAGCCGGTTCATCGTCCGGCATAGATTCCACCGTCACCAATTCAGGGTAATGCTGGCATGAAAAAAACATCCCTGTCACCACCATTGCCATCATCCACATTGTCATTTTCATTCTTTTCATTGTTCTTTTCCTTTAGTGTTTAGATTATTAGTTGCGTATGCTTATCGTTATGTATTTCCCGGCACCGCAACATCCATACTGATCGTACTCCGGCGCATCCGGTTGAATGTGGGGCGATACCTGATATAGCCGTATTCATGGAGTTGCCTGATTAATTTGAAATAAGTGGCCGTACTGGATATTTTTGCGGACTCCATAATTTCCTCCCGGCTGATGGGGAAAGGGTCTTGCCCTCCATGTTCCCGCCGGATGTTCAGCAGTACGGAGAAAACCCCGATATGCGCGATGCTTATCCTTGGGTCCCGCCTGGTAGCTTTCATAAAACCAGCCATTGCTATCTCTATCCCTTCCATGCCACCTTCAGATCTGCAACCCTTTTTTACTGTTCTTTCTATGGTTCGTATGCTCAACCCTGTTTACCCCCAGCGGTATGGTCCGGGCCGCTCTATCCTGTTTGCTCCCCAGAGCTTCGCCAACGGTCAGCTTTTCACCATGTATGGTGTATATGTTTACGGTCTTTTTCTGGGGTTCTGCTTCGATCAACAGTTTTTGCCCTCCTTTCCGAAGCGTCACTTCAACCCGGTTGCCATTAGCCAGTTCACGGAACAGCTTTTCTTTTCCGGTTAAGCCCTGTGTTTCTTTCAGAGGAAGTTTGTCCAATTCCTTTTCAGGGTCATAGCCATAATTTTCCGGGAACTGCTTCATCCTGAAATTGCCCTGGGCGTCTTTGTCATTCAGGTCCAGTTTTACCAATTCCTTCTGCCCGCCGCTTTCCTTCATTACAGCCCGCCCCAACAACAGGTTATAAGCCTGTTCCGAAGTAATGGACATGGATGTATCCATAGGAAAGGTTTGTTTGACTGTTTTGCCGGGATGGTTTTCAGAATAGAGCAATGCATCATAGTGGCTGATCCGGTATTGTTCATCTTTGCCTTTAGTAAAATGGACCTGGAAATCCATCCTTTCCTTTTCATTCACATAATAGGTAACAGGCAATGAAAACTTTTCCTGTCCCTGGCGCACATGCTGTTCGAGCCGCTCTTTTAATTTCCCGAACCCGGCCTGTTCCAGGCTGGCATTTAAAGCCACGGTATTTTTATGCGCCTTTTGTTCCGCGATAACGGGTTCAGTGAATATGGCAAAGCCCTTTACAGCAAGGCGGATGATACGCAACAGCCTGTTGGGGTACAGCCGTTTTTCCAGGTTTCTGCGTTCCTGTTTTAGCAAACGCAGGGCAAGCCTTTCCTCCATATCATTGGTATTTCCGTACCTGGTGCTGAGCCGCTCAAGATGTCTGAGTTTTTCTTTTAGGAAGGCCCTGCTTTCCAGGAGCTGCGGCATAAACAGTTTTATAAACCGCTGCTCCCTTTTTCGCCACTGCTCCAGTTCCCTTTCCACCCTGTTGTTGGTTGCCTCCATATTCACTGGTTTAACCTGTTATCAAAAATCCCGCTTCACCTTTCAGCGGATCCCTTTTCTTATTTTCCTGTTGTTCTTTTTCTTACCGCCTGTTTCCTTCTCCTCACGACTATAAGTTTGCCGGTTACCGGGTGGGACTGTACCTGCTTTAGCTGCTGACTGTGCCAGCTCCTTTTCTCCACAGATGCCTTTGATCAGTTCGTCTGTAAAATCATCGTCGCGCTTAAAGGAGGTTAAGGGATTGGCATCGGGATCAACCCCCAATGCCCATTTCCTGCCGATAGATTCAGGCGATACCCTTACTCTTTTTCCTTCTCCTGGTTTTCTGGGGGGCCGTCCCGTCTTCATCCTGCTGCGGGGATTCCTTCTGGCTTTTCTCAGCGGATTGCCCCTGTGACTCCTTCTGGCTTTTCGATTGGCTGACCCTTTTCATATTGGCATCATAGACATTGACCGTCTTGAACTGGGGGCTTGCCTCAAGGAACCGCTTTTGCTCATTGCCATCGGAAAGAAAGGTTACGGATTGCCGGTTGCCTTTTTTCAGGGAATCCATCAGCCTGCCTTTGTCCTCTTCGTTATTAAGCTCTTTGATGGGGTGCTTCTCCAAAGCTTTTTCGAGGTCATAGCCAAAATTCTCATGAAACTGCTTCAGTTTGTAGTTCCCGTGTTTGTCGGTCTCTTTAAAATCCATTTGCACCCAGGCGTTGTATTTTTCATTTTCCCTGTTGACCAGGTCTTTGTTCACCGACCTGCCGTCCAACAGGTTGTACCCTTCTTTCAGGGTAATATTATTGTCTTTGCCGATGTAGAATGTCTGGTTGACCGTTGCTTCATCACCCGGCTTCTTTAAGGACATATCGTATTTATTGAAGAAGTACATATCGGTCTGTTCCGATTTGCGGAAATGAAGTACCGAGTTGACTTCATCCTTTCCATATTCCGCTTTATGCGCCAAGGTAAAAGCCGGTTCCCCTTTGCTGATCTGTTCCTTCAGCTGTGTTTCCAGGGCTTCACCAAAGCCTGTAAACTTTACCTGGTTTTTCAGGTAGTCGAAATTCTGCTCATTCATAATTTTTAAATTTTATGGTTCACGATTCAATTACACATTATCCATACAGTGGCTGTTGCCCCGTTTTTACTTTACCGGCAATGCTTTCACGATAGCCTTGTTGTTGACTTTAAGGCCCAGGTGCCTGCCCCCGTTGCGTTCCATGAGTTCTATGGACAGGTATTTTTTATCGGGAATGGTAAATTTCGGTACGGCGAAAACTACTGTTTGCAGGGATTGCCCCCTGATGACCTTAGTATTGCCGGTTACTTGTAAAGGCAATTGTTCCAGTTCCTGGGAAGCTGTCCTTTTCGCTTTCTTCTTGTCCCGGATATACATGCGGAACTGTTCAATGTCATAGTGGATATTGGAGTTGTTTCCCAGTTCCAGTTGGAAATACAATACGTCTTCCTGTATGTAGAGCCCGGTCAGCCGTAACCCCATTTCATACCTGCGGTCTTTGATCTTCCTGATACTGGTCTTTTTAACCGCTACCTGTTCTGCTACGTCCCGGACTATCGCCTCATTGTCCCCTGCATCCAAAAACCTGGCTACAGGCTTGTTCAACTGCCTGTATTTCCCGACTTCCAGGTTAATGGTTTTAGGTTCCCGGGAATAATCCAGCAGGAAGGAGTACAGTTGGCCGTCAGCAGTGACGACCGTCAGGTTGGTTTCTTCGAAATCTTCCAGTCCCGCTTTGACCTGCAATATGTTTTCCACGCCTTTGGCTTTTTGCACCAATACATCCCGGCTGCCCCTATCCACGCTTTTGACCGCATAGGGAAAAACCAGGTTCGTGGTCTTATGGTAGGTGATAGCCAGGTGTAAAGGCTCGATATTGACCGTCTCAAAAGGAGGGACCCTACTTTGGGCCTGCGCCCCGGCAGAAATAATGAGCAGGACAATGATCCATACCGCACATACCTTTTTCTTCACTTGATTGCTGTTCATACTGTTTCTTTTTTATGGTTGAGTAATCGTTACTGTTGTTGCTTTTCGTCCTTCAACCAGACCTGGTAGCCCGCTTTGACCGTGACTTTCACTAATTTTATTTTCTTGCTGAGCAAGCCCCTGGCGGTCTCAATGCCCGCCCCCGCCAACTGGCCGCCAATGGTAGGATTGAGGGTGGTCATCCCGAAGCTTTGCACCGCCCTGTCCCCCGATTGCTTGGCCACGTCCCTGGAGATCGCCCCAGGTATGTAAATACCTTCCAGCCCGTCCGCATCATGCACAGAGAGGGACACGGGAAAGAGGGATTCCCCGGAACGGATACTTTTGATATTGACCTCCAGCCTTTCCCCGTTAAGGGAAGCTGTACCGAATACAAAATGGTCTTTGGGGATCCTGGTACCGTTGATAAAAACATCGTTCAGTAGGCGAAGCTTGACGGTGGACCCTGAAACGAGGGTCTGTGATTCATGCACCACCGCCCGGATGGCATTGGCATCAATGCTGTTGTATGCAGGCTCTTCCAATGAGTAGAACCCGTTTTGATGCGCGGTGGCATAAGCTGCGAACAGTTCCTGTTCCGGGGTTCCACCCTCCCAACCGGAGATATAATCCTCTTTGATTTCCGCATTTACCGAAAACACCGCTCCCGATTGTTCCTTCGAAGCCTGTCGCAGGCGCTCCTGCACCCGTTCAGGGTGTTGGATATCCAGGATACTTTGCAGCATCCGGTTCAGTTCCTGCATTTCCGGGTCTTCCCCTTCATTCCCTTGCTGCATGATGTGCATCATCTGTTCCAGCCTGTCCAGGTCTGAACTGATAGAAAGAGGTTCAGGCTTAAATGCTGTAGGGTCGTCCTCCTGTGTGTCTTCTTCCACCGGCCGGGATAAAGCTTCATTGAGTTCCGCTAATTTTTCCATCACCCTGGCTTCGTTGGGATCGCTATAGCCACCGGCATATGGACCGGATCGAAGCCCACTATTTGCGTATAGGCTTTCATCCGCCTCAGTATCCTCCTCCCAATCGGGTTCATCTTCAGTTGGTGAAAATGACAGCCAGTAATAAGGGTCATTTTT contains:
- a CDS encoding recombinase family protein, which gives rise to MGDISIFQAFGKGESTAQMKAGTNCVIYTRVSSKEQADKNLSLETQRKACDDYARKHNYVVLANFGGTYESAQTDERKEFTSMIAYVKRCREKVSYIIVYSLERFSRNDNSIWLSGQLRKLGIEIISVTQPIDTSNPAGKMQQKMLFLFGEFDNELRKQKCMAGIKEMLLRGDWPTKPPLGFDTVKVNGKRKIVINSKGKLLRQAFIWKAEEGLAVTAIRDRLKERGLKVDHRRLSEIFRNPFYCGLIAHRMLEGEVVPGNHEELVSKKLFLRVNGIMDKNTHGYTIQEENDAIPLKRFLLCDSCGKPMRGYIVKKKGLYYYKCCTIGCCNNKSAKWLNTYFANILEYFKLDITPEMTMLIREQAIATFNKFTKGNEDEFKLLYDKKKELDKKIERLEDRFINEEIDKDLYYRYIEKFKSEKDEIEQQIAKASEKVSNLDEVIDLTMEYASKLPAKWHSSDYITKQSIQRLIFPEGISYNRKTDKCRTTRINFAFSYIAYLQQVMGKKERGIPELNLDYASFADLVAGTGLEPVTFGL
- the traN gene encoding conjugative transposon protein TraN, which produces MNSNQVKKKVCAVWIIVLLIISAGAQAQSRVPPFETVNIEPLHLAITYHKTTNLVFPYAVKSVDRGSRDVLVQKAKGVENILQVKAGLEDFEETNLTVVTADGQLYSFLLDYSREPKTINLEVGKYRQLNKPVARFLDAGDNEAIVRDVAEQVAVKKTSIRKIKDRRYEMGLRLTGLYIQEDVLYFQLELGNNSNIHYDIEQFRMYIRDKKKAKRTASQELEQLPLQVTGNTKVIRGQSLQTVVFAVPKFTIPDKKYLSIELMERNGGRHLGLKVNNKAIVKALPVK
- the traM gene encoding conjugative transposon protein TraM gives rise to the protein MEQTQSAKKLNERKFFTVLPVLVLPFLTLGFWAMGGGRGSAANAALAEEQGFNMELPGAAVREDKELTKLGHYERAESDSAKLREQIKNDPYYWLSFSPTEDEPDWEEDTEADESLYANSGLRSGPYAGGYSDPNEARVMEKLAELNEALSRPVEEDTQEDDPTAFKPEPLSISSDLDRLEQMMHIMQQGNEGEDPEMQELNRMLQSILDIQHPERVQERLRQASKEQSGAVFSVNAEIKEDYISGWEGGTPEQELFAAYATAHQNGFYSLEEPAYNSIDANAIRAVVHESQTLVSGSTVKLRLLNDVFINGTRIPKDHFVFGTASLNGERLEVNIKSIRSGESLFPVSLSVHDADGLEGIYIPGAISRDVAKQSGDRAVQSFGMTTLNPTIGGQLAGAGIETARGLLSKKIKLVKVTVKAGYQVWLKDEKQQQ